Sequence from the Burkholderia stabilis genome:
GGGCCTTGCCCACGCTGTACTTTGCCGGGTCCAGCTTTTTGAGCTGGGCGAGCGCGTCCTGTTCCAGCGCGACGTCGCGCTGGGCTTCCCAGTACACGCCGTTCCAGCGGAAAAGCTCCGGCGTCTCGCCGCTACCCACGGCCAGATTCGCGTCCTTTTCCAGACGGTCGGCGTAGTGCAGCTCGACCGAATCCTTCACCTTGCGGGTGCCCGTGGATTTCACGCCGTTGTTCGGTTGGAAAGCAGCCATCGTTGTTCCTTCGTTCGTGCTCGGTTGGTACGCGGGAGGCGTCCTGTGGGACCGCCTTGCCGCTCAGGACGAAGTGTCGAGGAGCGATACCTTGGACCTGAGTCGCCGGACCGTCGTCACCTGGGCGGTGCGCGACTCACGGCCGGATCCGCCCGGGCACGGGCTCACCGGACCCGGGCTGTCCAGGGCGTCGACGGACGCCGTCCAGGGCCGGCGCTAACCAGGCTTGGACCGTGCGGTGGCACGGAGGCCCGGCGGGGCAACGGTTCGGCGGGCGCCGACCAGGCGGTCCAGGGAGTCCGGGTGAAAAGCGGGTGCTCGACGAGCACGGGAAACGGCGACGTGATCCCCGGTCGGTGGATAGGTCACCGTCTCCCATGGACGGCGACCTATGGGGTTTCCTTTCTGATCCAGGGAGGAAAAGCCTGGACCGCTTGGACCGATCCCCGCTGAGCACCGTGGGGCGGTCCCTTCGGGCTGTCCAGGCATCCCGGGGATGGCCTGGCCGGACCTGGACCAAGGACCGGGCGAGCCCGGACAGGGCACCGACGGTTCCCGTAAAGCCTCACCACCGGTCGAACAGCAACACGTGCCAGGGCACGGGCTTACCCCGTCCACCCGCTCGCCGCGAGGCGTTCCATCTCCCCAGCAGCGGCGCTGCCGACGTCCCCGTTTTCCCCGTTCCCGTCCTTCCCCGCGACCATGCCTCGGGCCCGACGCCCGTCAAGGCGCACCAGGCCGTGTTGCTGCGCGGCCCGCACCACCTGGCGCTCGAATCCTTGACCGTCCCCGTGCCCTTGGCCACCCCGTCGAGGGACGAGAACTCAGGAAAACGGCGGCAACGACGCAAGGCACGCAGGCTCGACGGAACAACGTCAACGGCCAGGTCAAAAGCGGGCCTCCAAGCTCGGAGCCGGTCAGCTCAACGGCACCACCACCAGGAGAAGGTCATGTTTCACAGCTTCGGTTATCGCGGTCACACCATCCACATCGCCATCCCGGACCGCAGCAGCGTCGAGGAGATCAAGGTCCAGCTCCGCCACGACGACGGCGGGTTCGACCTGGTGCCCTGCAAGACCCTGTTGGGCGCCAAGCGGCGGATCACGCGCTACGTCCGGGATCAGGGCAAGCCTGACCAGCCCGCCGGCGCGCACTGATCCGTGCCATGGCCACGGGGGAGGTGTTCACCGGGCGGTGGGCGTTCCCCATCGACCTGGTACCGGGGCAGGGTGTGGGGAGTTGCATTTTGCGTCATCAAATGATCTGAGCTGTTGTGTTCTGCCGTGGGTACCCGTAAACTCCCGCCCAGAATCAGAGCAAGAGCAGCACGAAGCACCGGGGCAACCCATTCAGCATCACCATCGCGCAACCGCGGCCATGGCAATCGGCACCGCGGCTTGTCGACGATCAGAGATCAGCGCCTGGACCTCAACGCACCGGTGGCATCGGGGGTGCCGGTCGGGCGGACGAAGGACGGCCTGTTTCAGCTCGACGCGATCACGTCACGGTTGGGCTGGTTCGGCCGAAATGGAAACCAGGACGTGCCATAGCACAGCGTAGCGCTGGGCGGATGGCCAACGACAACCAGCACGAGGGACCAACATGAAACGGACCACGCGTCGCGGCACCACCGCGGCCGGCCTCACGCTACTCGCCCTGGCGCTCGCCGGGTGCGGCGGTGGTGGTGGGGGCAACGGTAGCAGCAGCGGAACCACCAGCTCCAACGGCACGGGCTCGACGGGCACCACGACCAGCAACGGGGCGGCGCTCCTGGCTGCCTACACCCCACCGGCGTCCATCGTGGCGGCCGTGCAAACCAGCTACAGCGGCCCTGCGTTCAGCACCTACAACAGCGGACTGTCGTCGAACTGCGCGACCCCGTCGAAGGTCAGCGGCACGGTGATCGTCACGCCCAACGCGATCGTGTTCTCCGCGGGGGCATCCCTCAAAGCGCAGGAGCTGGCGGCGGACCTGCTGGAACAGGCGATCCCGCAGATCCGCACGGCCATGGGCCTGACGTCCACCGGGGTGGCGTTCGACGGCACCAACCGGATCCAGGTCTGCGTGGATCCCTCGCTGGGCCAGAGCGCGGGCGAAACCGGGACGAGCTTGGTGGGGCAGACCGGCACCGGCGTGGGCCCGGTCATGCAGGTGATGAGCGCCGATGCGGCGTCGTTCGACGCGAGGTACCCGGGGGCGACCAGCTACACGGCACCCGTGGGGCAGTCCTACGCCGACCTGTTCGTTCACGAGGGCACCCATGCGGCCATCTACTCGCTCACGGAGCCGTTCCTGGGCACCCCGACGTTCTACCAGGAGGGTATGGCCACAACGATTAGCCACCTGCCACTGGCCAGCAAGGCGAGCATCCTGGCGGCCGTGCAGGCGTCGGACCTCCTGAGCACGTCGAACGCGAACACGGACATGGGCGCGGCGTATTCGGCCTACGAGGCCACGATCGGGTACATCACCAGCTCCGCGAGCGGTGGGTTGGGCTTCCCGATGACCAGCATGCCGGCGTTCCTGGCCACCTTCAAGGCGCAGGCGGAAGCGGCGTGTGCCCAGGCGATCCCCAACGGGCTGATCCCAACGGCATCGCAGACCGTGGGCCTCCCGGCCGGCCAGTACAACGTGTGCGCGTCTGGGCCCGGGGTGGTGGACCCGCGGCTCAATGCTGCGTTCGACGCGGCATGGAACGCCACGTTTAAGGACACCGGGGGCGGTCCGCTCTACCTGCATTCCGCCGATTCGGCCAACAGCCTCGAATCGACGTTGTACCAACGGCTCAACAGCTTTTTGTGACCGGCTAACGCGGGGCGGCGGCGTCCGATGGGCGCGTCCGACGCGAGGGACCAACCAACAAGAAAGAGGGAAACGATGAAGCACCACGTCTTGCCCGTCGCAGCGACGACGGTTTTGTGCGGCCTGCTGGCCGCGTGCGCGAACGGCGGGCCGGACGTGAACGGCTTCGTCCAGAAGGCCAACAGCACGGTCGAGAACGCGATCCACAGCGTGACCGGGGGCAGCGGGGGCGGTGGCGGCGACGTCACCAACGCGGCCGGCCCGGTCTACACGCCGCTCTCGGGCGGGAACAGCTTGCAGGGGCTCTTCGGCGGGCAGAACCAGCAGCTCGCGAACTACGGCAAGCTGCAATACCCGCGGGTCGCCCTGGAATACCTGACGTTTGGCGCGAGCCAGCCCTGCTGGAAGGTGCGCGCGACCATCTGGACCAACGCGAAGCACTCGCACGACGAGGTGTTCCAGGTCTGCGACGTGCCGATCGCGGTGCGGGACGCCGTAGGTCAGGTGGGCCAGCTCAACCCGCAGGCGATCGTCGACAAGATCGACCAGACCCGGGCGCCGATCAACGTGGCGAACACGGGCGACCAGCGAACCCGTGGTCCGCTTCCCCCGTTGCGGGCCATGAGCGTCCCGCTGACGAACACGGGCCCCATGTTCCAGGCGAACCCGTTGCAGGTGCGCCTGGACGCGATCAACGCCCGGATCGCTTACGTGGCAAAGTACGTACCGCTCGGCGACACGAGCGCCATGAGCGTGGTCAGCTCGGCCTTCTACGACTACCGCGTGTGGATCTACCGGTTCGACCCGGCGGGCAACCTCGGGTGATCGTCGGCCGTCCGGCGCACCCTGCACCAGAAGAAAAAGGACACGAGTATGAGCAGCTTCCAGGAACAGATCGACCAGGCGATCAAGGCCCAGGACCTGTACTTCATCGGGGACCAGTTGCCGTCGGACTGGTACGCCGGTTTCAAGGCCTGGCTCCCCCTGGCGGAGGGCGGTGACGTGCGAGCCATGGTCAACGTGGGCCACTGCTACGTGAACGGCGAGGGCGTGGACCGCAGCGCCACCAGCGGGCTGGACTGGTACCGACGTGCGGCGAACCAGGGCGACGCCCGGGCGATGTTCACGCTCTACCGCCAGTTGAAGGGGAGCGCGCCGGTCGAGGCCGAGGGCTTCCTGCAACGCGCGGCGTCCGCGGGCGACGATCGGGCGATCCAGGCGGTGAAGGCACGCATCGCGGAGCAGCAGCGTCAGGCGCAGCAGCAGGAAGCGGCGGAGCGGGAGCGCGTGGCGATCCAACGGGCGACCACCGCGTTCCAGGAGATCAAGGCGATGCTGGACCGCCGGGACCTGGTGGGCGCACGGCAGCGGGCGGAAACGGCGGTGCAGGACGGGTTCGCCTGGGCGGGGCAGATCATCGCGGCACTGGCGTTGAAGATCGAGGTGACGCGCACCAGCCAGAAGGAGTACATCCCGGGCCCGATGGTCATACGCGACGGGACATCACGCCACACGGGGACGTCGTACCGCACGTACACGCACAGCGGCACGGTGACCAACCCGACGCGCTACGGGGTGCACGCCAACATCGGCGGTTTGGGCTTGGGCTACGGGATGGTGCCCGCCAACGGCTCGGTGAAAGCGTCCTCGGTGCCGGTGCGCCAGATCGCGAGCGACTGGTGCTCGAAGGTCGACGTCATGATCACCGACAAGGTGGTGAAGTCGCTGGTGCCGAACGGCGTGGTGGCCGTGCCGATCAGCCCGGACCAGGTGA
This genomic interval carries:
- a CDS encoding tetratricopeptide repeat protein; this translates as MSSFQEQIDQAIKAQDLYFIGDQLPSDWYAGFKAWLPLAEGGDVRAMVNVGHCYVNGEGVDRSATSGLDWYRRAANQGDARAMFTLYRQLKGSAPVEAEGFLQRAASAGDDRAIQAVKARIAEQQRQAQQQEAAERERVAIQRATTAFQEIKAMLDRRDLVGARQRAETAVQDGFAWAGQIIAALALKIEVTRTSQKEYIPGPMVIRDGTSRHTGTSYRTYTHSGTVTNPTRYGVHANIGGLGLGYGMVPANGSVKASSVPVRQIASDWCSKVDVMITDKVVKSLVPNGVVAVPISPDQVTVTSGDPLPWKVIAWGVGIVVVLLGLVVLH